The Haliotis asinina isolate JCU_RB_2024 chromosome 3, JCU_Hal_asi_v2, whole genome shotgun sequence genome segment CGACTGACATTATATTCCATATTACAACTTTGTACTGCCACCGTCGCCGTCACTGTGTTCTACATTGAAACATTGTACTGCGACTGACATTATATTCCATATTACAACTTTGTACTGCCACCGTCGCCGTCACTGTGTTCTACATTGAAACATTTTACTGCGACTGACATTATATTCCATATTACAACGTTGTGCTGTCACTGTCTCTGTATTCTATATTGCCACTGTCTCTGTATTCTAtattgtcactgtcactgtctctGTATTCTATATTGCCACTGTCACTGTCTCTGTATTCTATATTGCCACTGTCACTGTCTCTGTATTCTATATTGACACTGTCACTGTCTCTGTATTCTAtattgtcactgtcactgtattCTATATTGCCACTGTCATTGTCTCTGTATTCTATATTGTCACTGTCTCTGCATTCTATCTTGCCACTGTCACTGTCTCTGTATTCTATATTGCCACTGTCACTGTATTCTAtattgtcactgtcactgtctctGTATTCTAtattgtcactgtcactgtctctGTATTCTATATTGTCACTGTCTCTGTATTCTATATTGCCACTGTCACTGTATTCTATATTGTCACTGTCTCTGTATTCTAtattgtcactgtcactgtctctgtctctgtatTCTATATTGCCACTGTCACTGTC includes the following:
- the LOC137279129 gene encoding clumping factor A-like; the encoded protein is MLLTVAVEAQRANIEYRDSDSGNIEYRDSDSDSDNIEYRDSDNIEYSDSGNIEYRDSDSGNIEYRDSDSDNIEYSDSGNIEYRDSDSDNIEYRDSDNIEYRDNDSGNIEYSDSDNIEYRDSDSGNIEYRDSDNIEYRDSDSGNIEYRDSDNIEYRDSDSGNIEYRDRDSDSDNIEYRDSDNIEYSDSGNIEYRDSDNIEYRDSDSDNIEYRDSDSDNIEYSDSGNIEYRDSDSGKIECRDSDNIEYRDNDSGNIEYSDSDNIEYRDSDSVNIEYRDSDSGNIEYRDSDSGNIEYRDSDSDNIEYRDSGNIEYRDSDSTTL